From Pseudomonas sp. G.S.17, the proteins below share one genomic window:
- a CDS encoding TonB-dependent receptor: protein MSRPSSKLLWRLSPLATTMLLASPSHAANVVDLQPQVITANPLGSSQLASPATIIEGDELTFLQKGSLGETLNKQPGVSSSYFGPGASRPIIRGQDGDRIRILRNGVGALDASSLSYDHAVPLDPVNVERIEIVRGPAALLYGGSAIGGVVNTFDNRIPTEAIEGIHGAGELRYGGADTTRSSAGKLEAGNGQFALHIDANAREFNDLRIPGYARTHDQRASEEGDDKKHRLSNSDGRQDGGAVGGSYTWDDGYAGVSYSNYDANYGSPAEQDVRIRMQQEHYAFASEIRNLAGPFTSVKLDAGYTDYEHREIEGGEVGTTFKNKGYEARIEARHQSIGPVQGVVGAQVTRGEFSALGEEAFVPQTDTNAGALFILEELQATERLKLSLGGRVEHTRVDPDAKGNERFSNAENSSSFTADSLSSGAIYSLTPIWSLAATLGYTERAPTFYELYANGAHVATGTYERGDAGLSKEKAVSSDLALRFDNGTHKGSVGVFYSHFSNYIGLLGSGRTLNDDGEDAADGIPEYNYSGVRARFSGFEAQDHWKLGQNRYGSLALELSGDYTRAKNLDTGEALPRIAPLRLNSGLLWELDKWQARIDIEHASAQRKVPDNETGTDGYTTLGASAGYRFDMGSSQWLAFVNAENLTNQTVRYASSILRDIAPAQGRSVEVGLRTAF from the coding sequence ATGTCTCGCCCTTCCAGCAAACTGCTCTGGCGTCTGTCGCCACTGGCAACCACCATGCTGCTCGCTTCCCCGTCCCACGCGGCAAACGTGGTGGATCTGCAACCGCAGGTGATCACCGCAAACCCGCTGGGCAGCAGCCAGCTCGCTTCGCCAGCGACCATAATCGAGGGCGATGAGCTGACCTTTCTGCAAAAAGGCAGCCTCGGCGAAACACTCAACAAGCAGCCTGGCGTGTCTTCGTCCTACTTCGGCCCTGGCGCCAGCCGCCCGATCATTCGCGGTCAGGACGGCGATCGTATTCGTATTCTGCGCAACGGCGTCGGCGCCTTGGATGCTTCGTCGCTGTCCTACGATCACGCGGTGCCGCTGGATCCGGTCAATGTCGAACGCATCGAAATCGTTCGCGGCCCCGCAGCGCTTTTGTACGGCGGCAGCGCCATTGGCGGCGTGGTCAACACCTTCGACAACCGCATTCCTACCGAAGCCATCGAAGGCATCCATGGCGCAGGCGAATTGCGTTACGGCGGCGCAGATACCACGCGCAGCAGCGCAGGCAAACTGGAGGCTGGCAATGGGCAGTTCGCGCTGCACATCGACGCCAACGCCCGGGAGTTCAATGACCTGCGGATTCCCGGTTATGCGCGCACCCATGATCAGCGCGCCAGCGAAGAAGGCGATGACAAGAAACACCGGCTGAGCAACAGCGACGGTCGTCAGGACGGTGGTGCGGTCGGCGGTTCCTACACTTGGGATGACGGTTACGCCGGTGTGTCCTACAGCAATTACGACGCCAACTACGGCTCGCCCGCCGAGCAGGACGTGCGAATTCGTATGCAACAGGAGCATTACGCGTTCGCTTCGGAAATTCGCAATCTGGCCGGGCCGTTTACCTCGGTCAAACTGGACGCGGGTTACACCGATTACGAGCACCGTGAAATCGAAGGCGGCGAAGTCGGCACCACGTTCAAAAACAAGGGCTACGAAGCTCGAATCGAAGCGCGTCATCAGTCGATCGGCCCTGTGCAAGGCGTGGTCGGCGCGCAAGTGACCCGTGGCGAATTTTCCGCCTTGGGCGAAGAAGCGTTCGTACCACAGACCGATACGAACGCTGGCGCCTTGTTCATCCTTGAAGAACTGCAAGCCACTGAGCGCCTCAAGTTGAGCCTTGGCGGGCGCGTCGAACACACCCGCGTCGATCCGGACGCCAAGGGCAACGAGCGTTTCTCTAATGCCGAAAACTCCAGCAGCTTTACCGCAGACAGCCTTTCTTCCGGGGCAATTTACAGCCTGACGCCGATCTGGTCCTTGGCTGCAACCCTGGGTTATACCGAGCGCGCGCCGACCTTCTATGAGCTTTACGCCAACGGCGCACACGTCGCCACCGGCACCTACGAGCGCGGCGATGCAGGCCTGTCGAAGGAAAAAGCCGTGTCCAGCGATCTGGCGTTGCGCTTCGATAACGGCACGCATAAAGGCAGCGTGGGCGTGTTCTACAGCCACTTTTCCAATTACATCGGTTTGCTCGGCAGTGGTCGTACGCTGAACGATGACGGTGAAGACGCCGCCGATGGCATCCCGGAATATAACTATTCAGGCGTGCGCGCCCGCTTCAGCGGCTTCGAGGCGCAGGATCACTGGAAGCTGGGGCAAAACCGTTACGGCAGCCTCGCGCTGGAATTGTCGGGTGATTACACCCGCGCCAAAAACCTCGATACCGGCGAAGCCTTGCCGCGCATTGCACCGTTACGCCTGAACAGCGGTTTGTTGTGGGAACTGGATAAATGGCAGGCGCGGATCGACATCGAACACGCCAGCGCGCAACGCAAAGTCCCGGATAACGAAACCGGCACCGACGGCTACACTACGCTGGGAGCGAGCGCCGGGTACCGATTCGACATGGGCAGCAGCCAGTGGCTGGCGTTCGTCAATGCCGAGAACCTGACCAACCAGACCGTGCGTTACGCCAGTTCGATCCTGCGCGACATCGCTCCGGCTCAGGGGCGAAGTGTTGAGGTGGGGTTGCGCACAGCCTTCTAA
- a CDS encoding carbohydrate porin produces the protein MSDYPRRSAAIAVPVLPRLQTINGVCGLLALGLATCAQAAPAFDADSPWMLGDWNGKRSELAQQGYDFKLDYTSETGSNLHGGYNHDKAVRYSDQWALGAHLDLQKILGWHDAEFQLTVSNRNGDNISNDRVGDPRTGTLSSSQEVWGRGSVTRLTQMWYQQKFLDQALSLKLGRFNQGEDFGTFPCDFQNLALCGSQVGNWDGGIVYNWPISQWAMRVKYQLTPEVFAQIGVFEQNPSNLENDNGFKLSGSGTQGAVLPVELVWAPKVAGLPGEYRAGYYYSTADSQDVYKNSNGQSAAATDGAYRSASSKHGMWLNLRQQVTAVDGDSSRGLSLFVNGTMHDKKTNRVDNYVALGGFYKGPLDARPQDDIGLAVARIHVNPAYRKNSDAQNRAAAVYDYSDPAFMPLQDTEYNAELYYGVHLTNWLTVRPNLQFIRHPGGVDKVDDALVAGLKIQSSF, from the coding sequence ATGTCCGATTACCCGAGACGATCTGCCGCCATCGCTGTGCCTGTGCTGCCGCGCCTGCAAACCATCAATGGCGTATGCGGCCTGCTGGCACTGGGCCTTGCGACTTGCGCGCAGGCAGCCCCCGCATTCGACGCCGACTCGCCGTGGATGCTGGGCGACTGGAATGGCAAGCGCAGCGAGCTTGCGCAGCAAGGGTATGACTTCAAGCTGGACTACACCTCCGAGACAGGCTCCAACCTGCACGGCGGTTACAACCATGACAAAGCCGTTCGTTACAGCGATCAATGGGCATTGGGCGCGCACCTTGATCTGCAGAAGATTCTCGGCTGGCACGATGCCGAGTTTCAGCTGACGGTGAGCAATCGCAATGGCGACAACATCAGCAACGACCGCGTCGGCGATCCGCGCACCGGCACGCTTTCTTCGTCCCAGGAAGTCTGGGGCCGGGGCAGCGTCACCCGTCTGACGCAGATGTGGTACCAGCAGAAATTCCTCGATCAGGCCTTGAGCCTCAAACTCGGCCGCTTTAACCAGGGCGAAGACTTCGGCACCTTCCCGTGCGACTTCCAGAACCTGGCGTTATGCGGTTCCCAGGTCGGCAACTGGGACGGCGGTATCGTCTACAACTGGCCGATCAGCCAATGGGCCATGCGCGTGAAGTACCAGCTGACGCCTGAAGTGTTTGCGCAGATCGGCGTGTTCGAACAGAACCCGTCGAACCTGGAAAACGACAACGGCTTCAAGCTCAGCGGCAGCGGTACTCAAGGCGCGGTATTGCCGGTTGAACTGGTGTGGGCGCCAAAAGTTGCCGGGCTGCCGGGCGAGTATCGCGCCGGTTACTACTACAGCACCGCCGACAGCCAGGACGTGTACAAGAACAGCAACGGTCAATCTGCTGCCGCCACCGATGGCGCCTATCGCAGCGCTTCGAGCAAACACGGCATGTGGCTCAACCTGCGCCAGCAAGTCACGGCCGTCGACGGAGATTCGAGCCGCGGCCTGAGCCTGTTCGTCAACGGCACGATGCACGACAAGAAAACCAACAGGGTCGACAACTATGTGGCGCTGGGCGGCTTCTATAAAGGCCCGCTCGATGCCCGCCCTCAGGACGACATCGGTCTGGCCGTCGCGCGCATCCACGTCAACCCGGCCTATCGCAAAAATTCTGACGCACAAAATCGGGCAGCGGCGGTCTACGACTATAGCGACCCGGCCTTCATGCCGTTGCAAGACACCGAATACAACGCCGAGCTGTATTACGGCGTGCACCTGACCAACTGGCTGACCGTACGTCCCAACCTGCAGTTCATCCGTCATCCGGGCGGTGTGGACAAGGTCGACGACGCGCTGGTCGCGGGCTTGAAAATCCAGTCATCGTTCTGA
- a CDS encoding PadR family transcriptional regulator, translating into MRDDHHHNEHRPHHRDHGEGRDGFEKRPRGERGGRGPRVFAPGDLKLLLLALIAEQPCHGYDLIRQIESMFDGAYSPSPGVIYPTLTFLEESELIEGSAHGGKKHYAITEAGRASLTEQAVALDGVRMRIDVSKRSLRGHERPPEIHEAVNNLRHAMHLHDGRWSPEEILRVCDLLNNTAKAIVDGPQASEKSV; encoded by the coding sequence ATGCGTGATGACCATCACCACAATGAACACCGCCCCCATCACCGCGACCATGGCGAAGGTCGTGACGGTTTTGAGAAGCGTCCTCGCGGCGAACGCGGTGGCCGTGGGCCTCGGGTGTTTGCGCCGGGGGATCTGAAGTTGCTGTTGCTGGCGTTGATCGCCGAACAGCCTTGCCACGGCTACGACCTGATCCGCCAGATCGAAAGCATGTTCGATGGCGCCTACAGCCCAAGCCCCGGCGTGATTTATCCGACCCTGACCTTTCTTGAAGAAAGCGAATTGATCGAAGGCAGCGCCCACGGCGGCAAAAAACACTACGCCATCACCGAAGCGGGTCGCGCCTCATTGACCGAACAAGCCGTGGCGCTGGACGGCGTGCGTATGCGCATCGACGTCAGCAAGCGTTCCTTGCGCGGTCACGAACGGCCGCCGGAAATCCATGAAGCCGTCAACAACCTGCGTCACGCCATGCATCTGCATGACGGCCGCTGGAGCCCGGAAGAAATCCTGCGGGTTTGCGACCTGCTCAACAACACTGCCAAAGCCATCGTCGATGGCCCCCAAGCGTCGGAGAAGTCCGTATGA
- a CDS encoding Pr6Pr family membrane protein encodes MYAEHTQPAQGQRRYTIIAASLGWSGLVIQLYLILFARWADDASLVGGLVRFFSFFTVLSNTLAAVALTCALSRSTAAAQRFFRHPVVCSGIATSIVLVGLAYNILLRHLWQPEGWQWVADELLHDVMPLLFLLYWWLYVPKGVLQLRHVLLWILYPIVYFAYVLLRGNSLGDYMYPFVDAGTIGFARAFINAGGVLAGFVGVGLLLVGVDRFKGPRSNGDYPSSRSSSRQ; translated from the coding sequence ATGTACGCCGAGCACACGCAACCCGCGCAAGGACAGCGCCGCTACACGATCATTGCCGCGAGCCTGGGCTGGTCGGGACTGGTCATTCAGCTGTATCTGATTCTCTTCGCGCGCTGGGCAGACGACGCCAGTCTGGTCGGCGGCCTGGTGCGGTTTTTCAGCTTCTTCACGGTATTGAGTAACACGCTGGCGGCAGTTGCCCTGACTTGTGCGCTGAGCCGCAGCACCGCAGCGGCGCAGCGTTTTTTTCGCCATCCAGTGGTATGCAGCGGTATTGCGACCAGCATTGTCCTGGTCGGCCTGGCCTACAACATTCTGTTGCGCCATTTGTGGCAGCCCGAAGGCTGGCAATGGGTCGCGGACGAATTGCTCCATGACGTGATGCCGCTGCTGTTCCTGCTTTATTGGTGGCTGTACGTGCCCAAGGGCGTGTTGCAACTCAGACATGTGCTGCTGTGGATTCTTTACCCAATTGTCTACTTTGCCTACGTGCTGCTACGCGGCAATTCCCTCGGCGATTACATGTACCCCTTCGTTGATGCGGGAACCATCGGCTTTGCCAGGGCCTTCATCAATGCAGGCGGAGTGTTGGCGGGGTTTGTGGGGGTTGGTTTGTTGCTGGTGGGCGTGGATCGATTCAAGGGGCCTCGCTCCAACGGAGATTACCCCTCATCCCGTTCATCAAGCCGCCAGTAA
- a CDS encoding siderophore-interacting protein: protein MNSQQSIHRVSHEIKRRKLQVLRVTDITPKMRRITLHGPELTGFISLGTDDHVKLIFPRTPQEQQAMETMKLGAPDDGPRPAMRDYTPRRYDAESGELDIDFVLHGEGPAATWAAQAEPGQFLYIGGPRGSMIVPDMFDSYLLIGDETALPAIARRLEGLPANRCALVVVEVADMGEQQVFQSQAQVDVIWIVRGEQDLVDVTRRLEMPEGQLYTWVATEAALSRRIRRVLLGEFGLDEALVKCSGYWRLDERDEG from the coding sequence ATGAATTCGCAACAATCGATCCATCGCGTCAGCCATGAAATCAAACGGCGTAAGTTGCAGGTGCTGCGCGTAACAGACATCACCCCGAAGATGCGTCGGATTACGCTGCACGGGCCGGAGCTGACGGGCTTTATCAGCCTGGGAACCGACGATCACGTAAAGCTGATTTTTCCGCGCACCCCGCAAGAACAACAAGCGATGGAAACCATGAAGCTCGGCGCGCCGGATGACGGCCCGCGCCCGGCCATGCGCGATTACACGCCGCGTCGTTATGACGCCGAAAGCGGCGAACTGGACATCGATTTCGTGCTGCACGGCGAAGGCCCGGCCGCAACCTGGGCAGCACAGGCTGAGCCGGGGCAGTTCCTGTACATCGGTGGCCCGCGTGGTTCGATGATCGTGCCGGATATGTTCGACAGCTACTTGCTGATCGGCGATGAAACCGCCCTGCCCGCCATCGCTCGGCGCCTTGAAGGCCTGCCGGCCAATCGCTGCGCGCTGGTGGTGGTCGAAGTTGCGGATATGGGCGAGCAGCAGGTGTTCCAGAGTCAGGCGCAAGTGGATGTGATCTGGATCGTGCGCGGCGAGCAGGATCTGGTGGACGTCACCCGGCGCCTGGAAATGCCCGAAGGCCAGCTGTACACCTGGGTCGCCACCGAAGCGGCATTGTCGCGCAGGATTCGGCGCGTGTTGCTCGGTGAATTCGGCCTGGATGAAGCCCTGGTCAAGTGTTCGGGTTACTGGCGGCTTGATGAACGGGATGAGGGGTAA
- a CDS encoding OpgC domain-containing protein: MTNGRDLRIDFFRGLALIFIFWDHVPDNPFAQLTVRNFGFSDAAEIFVFLAGYAAILAYGRIAQRDGFVVACIRILRRTWVLYVVHIFLLTLLMGIVFVANNHVETRDMVREMGLEYFVGNPQQALADELLLRFKPNLTDPLPLYILLLLALPLILPLMLRSVALAVGLSLALYMMVPLYGWNLSAYEGGGVWYFNPVAWQLLFVLGGACALKSQAKSATSAEPVALLRQPLFMLCAACVLLAGVLTVLWKFPELHAELVPQIIADMLYPISKTDLAPVRLLHFLALTYCVAKLLPVGQNWLDNWPAQQTCRMGRYSLEIFCLGVLLAPLADMANALAGDTWPMQVCTALIGLALMVLMAAWLDLNKRLGKSKPAQVVAV; encoded by the coding sequence ATGACCAACGGACGCGACCTGCGCATCGACTTCTTTCGAGGCCTGGCGCTGATCTTCATTTTTTGGGATCACGTGCCGGACAATCCCTTCGCCCAATTGACCGTACGTAATTTCGGCTTCAGCGACGCTGCGGAAATTTTCGTATTCCTGGCCGGCTACGCCGCGATCCTGGCCTACGGCCGCATCGCCCAACGCGACGGTTTTGTCGTCGCCTGCATCCGCATCCTGCGCCGCACCTGGGTGCTGTACGTGGTGCATATCTTCTTGCTGACTTTATTGATGGGTATCGTGTTCGTCGCCAACAATCACGTCGAAACCCGGGACATGGTCCGGGAAATGGGTCTGGAATACTTTGTCGGCAATCCACAGCAAGCGCTGGCCGATGAATTACTGCTGCGCTTCAAACCCAACCTGACTGACCCGCTGCCGCTGTACATTCTGCTGCTGCTCGCCCTGCCGCTGATCCTGCCGTTGATGCTGCGCAGTGTTGCACTGGCAGTCGGCTTGTCTTTGGCGCTGTACATGATGGTGCCGCTGTACGGCTGGAACCTTTCAGCCTACGAAGGTGGCGGCGTCTGGTATTTCAATCCGGTGGCCTGGCAATTGTTGTTCGTTCTCGGCGGCGCGTGTGCGCTGAAGTCACAAGCGAAATCGGCCACCAGCGCCGAGCCGGTTGCGCTGCTGCGCCAACCGCTGTTCATGCTCTGCGCCGCCTGCGTGTTGCTGGCGGGCGTGCTGACCGTCCTCTGGAAATTCCCTGAGCTGCACGCCGAGTTGGTGCCGCAGATCATCGCCGATATGCTCTACCCCATCAGCAAGACCGACCTTGCCCCCGTGCGCCTGCTGCACTTCCTGGCCCTGACTTACTGCGTGGCAAAACTGCTGCCCGTCGGCCAGAACTGGCTCGACAACTGGCCGGCGCAACAGACCTGTCGAATGGGGCGCTACTCGCTGGAAATCTTCTGCCTCGGCGTACTCCTCGCCCCGCTCGCCGACATGGCCAACGCCCTGGCGGGCGACACTTGGCCGATGCAAGTCTGCACCGCCCTCATCGGTCTGGCGCTGATGGTACTCATGGCCGCCTGGCTTGATCTCAACAAACGCCTGGGCAAATCCAAACCTGCCCAGGTGGTTGCTGTTTGA
- a CDS encoding transglycosylase domain-containing protein — MGVLRHSDTKQTALNVDSQDQPSMPKSPRHRRYAWRVFWVLLVMGLVALGFAVATESRSSRLQAREFSRFAASLSYSLQPGPSDAVLYPGDGPFDKRLGYSSLDEFLPRLLKRDYLITEQTRFSPELLAYGRRGFFVPYEEKIQAGLSITDCRGTDLYQFRYPQQFYPSYASIPPLVVHSLLFIENRDLLDAQQPMANPAVDWPRFAKAAVSQLTKMIGLPGQSAGGSTLATQLEKYRHSPDGLTQSGSEKLRQMVSASVRAYQPGEQTLEARQRVVRDYLNSVPLSAVPGHGEVHGLAEGLRVWYGADFLRTNQLLASTASDPQSLAARGLALREVLSLVIAQRRPSHYLAKGRTELADLTDSHIRLLAQNKVIDQSLADAALNSTVTYRNWIQQPTIQPIETNKGISVARSRLSGMLNRPLYDLDRLDLSATTTLQSELQTRVGQYLRDLADPAFAANVGLLGERLLTPASTAQVRYSFTLFERGPDGSRVRVQTDSTDQPFDINEGSKLELGSTAKMRVLTTYLEMIAELHERYSGLTSAQLSKTPVEEQDRLTRWAVDYLAQNKDRSLPKMLSAALDRHYSASPGESFFTGGGLHHFNNFRKEDNGRNPTLREALRESINLPFIRLMRDLVRYSTYQAPSNSAELLKDDDNPRRQEYLARFADREGTVFLLRFWKRYKDKTTQERLDTFLDGVHPTAPRLAAVHRYLLPEADQTAFNLFVRAHMAEAKIGPKLNEKRLAELYQSYGPGAYDLPDQGYIARVHPLDLWLVGYLLKNPEAQFKDAVAASHFERQEVYGWLFKSRHKSARDSRIRTMLEIEAFLDIHQRWQRVGYPFDHLVPSLATAIGSSGDRPAALAELIGIIQNDGIRLPTLRIDSLHFAADTPYETRFANNPELGKRVLPSEVATAMREALSQVVEGGTAKRVLGSFKLPDGSPLPMGGKTGTGDNRIESIGAGGRILSSRAINRTATFVFYLGDNHFGTLTAFVPGKAAEGFRFTSALPVQVLKGMAPILSPYLEPGMHTQCSVINTQSL, encoded by the coding sequence ATGGGTGTATTACGGCATTCCGATACGAAGCAGACTGCGCTGAACGTCGACAGTCAGGATCAGCCATCAATGCCGAAAAGCCCTCGCCACAGGCGTTATGCGTGGCGCGTGTTCTGGGTGTTGTTGGTCATGGGGCTGGTGGCGTTGGGTTTTGCCGTTGCTACCGAGTCGCGCAGTTCACGGCTGCAAGCCCGGGAATTCAGCCGTTTTGCGGCAAGCCTGAGCTACTCGCTGCAACCTGGCCCCAGCGATGCGGTGTTGTATCCGGGGGACGGACCGTTTGATAAGCGCCTGGGTTATTCGTCGCTGGATGAGTTTCTGCCGCGCCTGCTCAAGCGCGATTACCTGATCACTGAACAGACCCGTTTCTCTCCCGAACTTCTCGCTTACGGTCGGCGCGGATTTTTCGTGCCTTACGAAGAGAAAATTCAGGCAGGGCTGTCGATCACCGACTGTCGGGGTACTGATCTCTACCAGTTCCGCTATCCGCAGCAGTTCTATCCGAGCTATGCCTCGATTCCGCCGTTAGTGGTGCACAGCCTGTTGTTCATCGAGAACCGTGACTTGCTGGACGCGCAACAGCCTATGGCCAACCCGGCGGTGGACTGGCCACGGTTTGCCAAGGCCGCCGTGTCGCAGCTGACGAAAATGATCGGGTTGCCCGGTCAATCGGCAGGCGGCAGCACGCTGGCCACGCAGCTGGAAAAATACCGTCACTCGCCCGATGGCTTGACTCAATCGGGCTCCGAGAAGCTGCGGCAGATGGTTTCCGCCAGCGTGCGCGCTTATCAACCCGGCGAACAAACCCTGGAGGCCCGGCAACGGGTGGTGCGCGACTATTTGAATAGCGTGCCGTTGTCGGCCGTGCCGGGCCATGGCGAAGTGCATGGGTTGGCCGAAGGTTTGCGGGTCTGGTATGGGGCGGATTTCTTGCGCACCAACCAGTTGCTGGCGTCCACCGCCAGCGACCCGCAAAGCCTGGCCGCGCGAGGCCTGGCTTTGCGTGAAGTGCTGTCACTGGTGATTGCCCAGCGGCGCCCGTCGCACTATCTGGCCAAGGGCCGCACGGAACTGGCTGACCTGACCGATAGCCATATCCGCCTGCTGGCGCAGAATAAAGTCATTGATCAGAGCCTGGCGGATGCGGCGCTGAACAGCACGGTCACTTACCGCAACTGGATTCAGCAGCCGACCATCCAGCCGATTGAAACCAACAAGGGCATCAGTGTGGCGCGCAGTCGCCTGTCGGGGATGCTCAATCGCCCGCTCTACGATCTGGATCGCCTGGACCTGTCAGCCACCACCACCTTGCAAAGCGAGTTGCAGACGCGTGTCGGCCAGTACCTGCGCGATTTGGCTGACCCGGCTTTTGCAGCGAACGTCGGGCTGCTGGGCGAGCGTTTGCTGACACCCGCCAGTACCGCGCAAGTGCGTTACAGCTTCACCCTGTTCGAGCGGGGCCCGGACGGTTCGCGGGTGCGGGTGCAAACCGACAGCACCGACCAGCCGTTCGATATCAACGAAGGCAGCAAGCTGGAACTGGGTTCCACGGCGAAGATGCGGGTGCTGACGACTTATCTGGAAATGATCGCCGAGTTGCACGAGCGCTACTCGGGGCTGACCTCGGCGCAACTGAGCAAAACCCCGGTAGAAGAACAGGATCGCCTGACTCGCTGGGCGGTGGATTATCTGGCGCAGAACAAGGACCGCAGTTTGCCGAAGATGCTTTCTGCGGCCCTGGATCGGCATTACTCGGCGAGCCCCGGGGAAAGCTTTTTCACCGGCGGAGGCCTGCATCATTTCAACAACTTCCGCAAAGAGGATAACGGGCGCAATCCAACGCTTCGCGAGGCGTTGCGTGAGTCGATCAACTTGCCGTTCATTCGTTTGATGCGCGATCTGGTGCGTTACAGCACGTACCAGGCGCCCAGCAACAGCGCCGAGTTGCTCAAGGACGATGACAACCCGCGTCGCCAGGAATACCTCGCACGCTTCGCGGATCGGGAAGGCACGGTTTTTCTGCTGCGATTCTGGAAACGCTACAAGGACAAGACCACCCAGGAGCGGCTGGACACCTTCCTCGACGGCGTGCATCCCACAGCGCCGCGACTGGCGGCAGTTCATCGCTACTTGCTGCCGGAAGCCGATCAGACGGCATTCAACTTGTTTGTTCGGGCACATATGGCGGAAGCAAAAATTGGCCCGAAATTGAACGAAAAGCGCCTGGCCGAGCTGTATCAGAGCTACGGCCCTGGCGCCTACGATTTGCCGGATCAGGGCTATATCGCCAGGGTTCACCCGCTGGATCTGTGGCTGGTGGGTTATCTGCTGAAAAACCCGGAGGCGCAGTTCAAGGATGCGGTTGCGGCCAGCCATTTCGAGCGTCAGGAAGTCTACGGCTGGTTGTTCAAAAGCCGGCATAAAAGCGCCCGCGACAGCCGCATCCGCACCATGCTGGAGATCGAAGCGTTCCTCGATATTCATCAACGCTGGCAGCGGGTCGGCTACCCGTTCGACCATCTGGTGCCTTCCCTGGCGACAGCAATCGGCAGCTCGGGCGACCGTCCTGCGGCGTTGGCGGAGTTGATCGGTATCATCCAGAACGATGGTATTCGCTTGCCGACCTTGCGCATCGACAGCCTGCATTTTGCCGCCGACACACCCTACGAAACGCGCTTCGCCAATAATCCGGAACTCGGCAAGCGCGTATTGCCATCCGAAGTGGCGACGGCCATGCGCGAAGCCTTGTCGCAAGTGGTAGAAGGCGGCACGGCCAAGCGCGTGCTAGGCAGTTTCAAATTGCCGGATGGCAGCCCGCTGCCGATGGGCGGCAAAACCGGCACCGGCGACAACCGCATCGAAAGCATCGGCGCGGGTGGTCGCATCCTCAGCTCCAGGGCGATAAACCGCACGGCGACCTTCGTGTTCTATCTGGGCGACAACCACTTCGGCACGCTTACCGCCTTCGTGCCAGGCAAGGCAGCAGAAGGGTTTCGTTTCACCTCGGCGCTGCCGGTGCAGGTGCTCAAGGGCATGGCACCGATCCTGAGTCCTTATCTTGAGCCTGGGATGCATACGCAGTGCAGTGTGATTAATACCCAATCTTTGTAG
- a CDS encoding VF530 family protein: MTTQHSNPLHGVTLEQILNALVEHYEWSGLAERIDIRCFKSDPSIKSSLTFLRKTPWAREKVEALYVKLHRSKGW; this comes from the coding sequence ATGACAACACAGCATTCCAACCCTCTGCATGGCGTGACGCTGGAACAGATCCTCAACGCTCTGGTTGAGCATTACGAGTGGTCCGGCCTGGCTGAACGCATTGATATTCGCTGCTTCAAGAGCGACCCGAGCATCAAGTCCAGCCTGACTTTTCTGCGCAAGACCCCTTGGGCTCGGGAAAAGGTCGAAGCGTTGTATGTGAAGTTGCACCGCAGCAAGGGTTGGTAA